The genomic window CCGAAGAAAGTCAGGAATTGGCTCTTGAATTAGCCAAAAAATCGGTAGTGCTATTAAAGAACGAGAACAATCTACTTCCGTTGGATGTAAAAAATATTAAGTCCATTGCAGTAATTGGACCGAATGCACACGAAGAAGTAAAAGAGGGTCAGCGTTACACACTTTTAGGAGGATATGCAGGAATTCCACCTTACTATACTTCTTTATTAGAAGGGATTAAAGATAAAGTGGGATCAGATGTAAAAGTAAACTACGCGGAAGGTTGTAATTTGATGAGTAACTCTAAAATAGGATTCGCTAAGGCAATCAAAGCTGCTCAAAATTCAGACGTAGTGATCTTGGCAGTAGGAGGTTCAACAAAGACTTGTGGAGAAGGAAAAGATCGTTCAAGTATCGATCTTTATGGAGTTCAGAACGAACTGGTAGAAGCGATTTACAAAACAGGAAAACCTGTAGTAGCTGTCCTAATTAACGGCAGACCATTAGCGATAAACTATTTGGCAGAAAATGTACCCTCTATCATAGAAAGCTGGTATTTAGGTATGAGAAGTGGAGATGCTTTAGCTGATGTTATCTTCGGAGATTATAATCCAGGAGGAAAATTAACAGTCACTTTCCCAAGATCTGTAGGTCAATTACCATCTACCTATTTATTGCGCCCTGATTTTGTGGGGACAGGTAAAGGACATTATAAATTTTCTGATAAATCGCCATTGTATCATTTTGGTTACGGGTTAAGCTATACCACTTTCGAATACAGTCAACCTAAACTAGATGATGTAGTTATCAACCCTCAAGGGGCAACCTATGTATCTGTAGATGTAACGAATACTGGAGAGATAGACGGCGAGGAAGTGGTGCAAATGTATGTAAGAGATGATTTTGCATCAGTGGGTAGATACAATAAAATGCTAAAAGGTTTTGAAAGAGTGACGATAAAAGCAGGCGAAACTAAGACAGTTACTTTCAAACTAAACGAAGAAGATCTGTCTATTTATAATCAAGAAATGAAGAAGGTGGTGGAGCCAGGTACTTTTACCATCTATGTGGGTTCATCCAGTAGAGAAAGCGATTTAAAAACAGTGACGTTAGAAGTAAACGATCGCATTGTGAT from Flammeovirga yaeyamensis includes these protein-coding regions:
- a CDS encoding beta-xylosidase, producing MKKFYIIAVTCICLSCSISTVKQTKVDELDTKVNSLLEQMTLEEKIAELTQDAPPNKRLGIPMMQYSECLHGLWLPGATVYPQSIALGSTWDPKAIHDMTTAIAKEARAANLTHCYSPNLDVISGDPRYGRVEESYGEDPYLVSRMGVAFIEGLQGKGDEQFDENHILATAKHFVGYPENRTGINGGFSDISKRRLYEVFLPPFEAAVKEAGVGSIMPGHQDLNGVPCHMNNWLLNDILRKDWGFDGFLVSDNNDVSRLNHMHFIAKNRTEAAVLGLKSGVDMDLVIGKAPENSAYIMSVLSDTLNSNPDLIKYVDQSVARILKMKYRLGLFNQDSTDVVKPIVSTEESQELALELAKKSVVLLKNENNLLPLDVKNIKSIAVIGPNAHEEVKEGQRYTLLGGYAGIPPYYTSLLEGIKDKVGSDVKVNYAEGCNLMSNSKIGFAKAIKAAQNSDVVILAVGGSTKTCGEGKDRSSIDLYGVQNELVEAIYKTGKPVVAVLINGRPLAINYLAENVPSIIESWYLGMRSGDALADVIFGDYNPGGKLTVTFPRSVGQLPSTYLLRPDFVGTGKGHYKFSDKSPLYHFGYGLSYTTFEYSQPKLDDVVINPQGATYVSVDVTNTGEIDGEEVVQMYVRDDFASVGRYNKMLKGFERVTIKAGETKTVTFKLNEEDLSIYNQEMKKVVEPGTFTIYVGSSSRESDLKTVTLEVNDRIVM